The Helianthus annuus cultivar XRQ/B chromosome 11, HanXRQr2.0-SUNRISE, whole genome shotgun sequence region taagaggttgtgggctgatgggccttgggccagaaacggacaacaacgaatatgctctttgcctcgctggcctcgactgcttagtggcttctagatgctcgtcggtgctggcgcaccttgattggagccacgtgtcattgttgtcggccttgttgtcccttctgtcatcagcagacaagtggagatcgtgggacagttgtccccgtctcttgattggtgccatgtaggcgtccttgtgtacttatcgtcagaagatcgtggcgcacgattgaacagagcctgctggacgctcattggctctttttactgccacttgtaccctgtgtacctctgtaggtaacagcgcgtcttcctatggagaggattttgtttggtggcaactaacccgcgcggggttagtgTGTTCACTTATGCCATTGTTTTTATACTAAGTGTTGCTATCTGAGTTCATTATGTGCTCTTTCTCGCGCGGGGCTAAGTCATAATGTGACGTAAGCTGCGCGAGGCTGTTATTATCAAGTTGTTatgctaaggagtatggtctcacgtgcaacctgttatgaggtttgcgcgactttttgggaccataccccttcaagtccccccagtccagtgctgcaccatgcgcaacgcaagtggttggagctctggacttgaTAAAAATAAGAGAAGGGGAAGTTGTCCTTTTAATCGCGCGAGGTGTTAGCAGTTTACGTATATCTGGCGCGACTCTTGTGACTTCTGCATGAAGTTACTTGCACgttttatggcgggaaacttcgaaatttgaacctctgacaggttggtgagataagtcgctGAGAGCGACGcttgagttgacccctggcacggatgtcatcatgccgcctgcggcggttgcacttcatgtcaggagagtggatgccacgcgcgcgtggtaaccgtcgtcCCTGCTTTTCCGCTTGACGTGGCAACCTCTCGTTGGTTGCCCCTGCGGCGAGtgcggcacggttacccatcgcattaaatgcgatgggtatatatatccgaagagaaAGGTGAGAGATTCACTTTCTCTTCGTTTCTTCTCCCTTTTTCTCTTTGAGTCTTCATAttgttcttcatcttcttcaaactttcttcaaatcttcaaactttcttcaagTTTTTTCCAGCTTTTTCTTGAAATATGAGCGAAGAACATCAAGAAGCTCCTGCTAGTGAGGAGGGGCCAGTCCCAGTCCTGAGATGGGACTTAGGTTTATTCGAACAGATCGTTCGAAGTTTTAGGtttccaccggagtgggatgcccggTACCCTGCTCAGGGTCAGACCGCGGCTGATGCCCCACCCGGTTACATTACTTTGTTCGAAGACTTCTTCCTTCAAGGAAACTTCCGGCTGCCGGCGACTAACTTCTTTGGTAGCATATTGTCCTACTACAAGTTTCATATCTCACAGTTAAGCCCACCTGGGATGGTGAGGGTGAGGCACTTTGAGTTCTTGTGTCAATCTCACGGCATTGAGCCGACGGTGAATAAGTTTCGTGTCTTCTATCAACTGCAAAGAAcaatggggttcttttcttttgCTAGCCGTGTTACGGCTAAGAAGATTTTGTTGAATCCTCCcaagagtttccatgactggaaacccAAGTTCTTCTTCATCCGGGAGGAAGTCTTGCCAATAGCTATGCCGTTTAGGGAATGGACCGAGGTTATACCAAAGGAGGACCTTCCTATACCGAAGTCTGCTCAGTGGTATCAGCAGCTTACCGCAACCCCTAACCGGGTATTTGGGGAGAATGTTCTGGTTGCTGCcaagatgagtgaccagtggtcacctaGTAGCAGGGAACTCCCGGTCTTGAAGATCGGGGATCAAGGTTAGATACTTTCCCCCTTTTTGTTTTGTTTCCGAGTACATTCACTTAACTGGTTTCTTATACTTTGTTTTTGTTGTGTAGAGACGCAACTCTATCAGGCTGCCTTCCCAGCCTTTGGTGGCTCCATGGGCGTTCGCCCTCTGCGCGATGATGAGGAAGGCTGGTATGACCAGATAAAGGGGAACTTCATGTTTCCTGCTGCTGACGCCTTCGCCTCGCCGCCGGATGCAACTGAAGGTGCGCACTATCCTAAACCTCGTCCattgcgctctgtgacttctgctgggaaagagactttctatctttccagcgaggagtcagtAGGGTCTTCGAATGGCGAGTTAAGTTCGTTGCCtaaaatctttgcaggtgtgttgcgcgatcTGGGGGTTGAcccagaggagaagaagaagaaaccttcgaagaagaaaaagaaggcgGATGTTGAAGTGACCAGCAAGGGTCCTGGCGCCAGTCGCGCAACTACTGCTGCTGTCAAAGGTACGCTTCGCCTCCGGCAACGTGACTTAGACGATTACGTGATAATCAGTGACTCTTATGAAGGTTTATCATATGCAGCTATGGGAAAGACTGGCGCTGGTGGGTCAAAGGgctctgggagcgcgggttctcgtaacccgGATGCTGACGCAACTCCATCTCAACCtgaggatgaagaagaagaggaagaagagactGCCCCGTTGATTGGAAGAAAGAGGGGTAGAAGCGAGGCGACAACTGGTATGGCCTCTGCGCCTGTTTCagttgttattcccgttgttgGGAAGAAGAGCAAGTTGCGCTCGTTATACCAGTTTTCTCCTGGTATGCTCTTATCTCccttctttataatttaacctcTTTTTGCTCAAGTGCGTTTGCTTTATTCTTGtagagatcaagaagaagacccctgaaaagGGGGTTAAGTTTGTTGAACCTAGCACGAAAAGACCTAAGGTTGCCACTGAACCTTCCGATTCTGCTGCGCGTGATGCTGCGAAAACTGCTGAAGCGCAGCGAAAGGCAGAAGAGGATCGGAGGAAAGAAGAGAGTAGGATTGCTGCGCAGAAGAAGGCTGAAGAGCTAAAGCgcaaagaagaggaagagaaaaagaggaaggaggaggaggagagaaAGCTGGAGGCGGAGAGGAAGAGGAAAGCGGAAGAGGAGAGAAAGCTGAGGGAGGAGGCGGATAGGCAGAGGAAGGCGGAAGAGGCGAGGAAAGAAAGAGCTGCCGATCAGTCTTCTGTTCAAGGGCAGTCTGGTGTCCCAAAACCTCCCCCTGCTGCGCCGATTGTTACTTCTAAGGGGTTAGGGCGCTATGTGTCTAGTGGTGCAAGCTCTGGAGGAGCTGGGGGCTATAACCCCAATGTGATAGGTGCGAAGGATACCGTCGGGGACATATATTATAAAACTTATACTGAAGAGGAACGTGGTGATGCTCCTCATCAAGCCCCTTGGAGCTTAAGGCAGAAGGATACGTTTGTTGAATTTGGTCCTTCTCGCGATTGGTACTTGAACCAATTCACTCCTGGCGAAGTTAACCGTCAAAAGGCGAAGCCGCATGAAATGTTGTACCGCACTTACATTCTTGCCGAGGCCAACGCTCGATCTGCTAACCATCAGATAGTTCGTGAATGGCGAACAATGGTCAGAGAGCGCGCCGACTGGGAGGCTTACCGAGAACGTGTGCTAAAACGTGTTGGTGAATTTGAGAAGGCTAAGGCCACATTTGATGAGGAGAaagccaagtttgaggctgatAGGAAAGCTGAAGAGTGGGGTCGCGAGGGCCTGCAAAAGAAACTTCATAATGTGGAagagcaactggccaaggagaaggccgagttcaaGCGCATCTGCGCCCAGGACAACGAGCGCGCCTATGCGGCTCGACAAAAAATTGTTGGTCTTGAGGCTAAGATAGCGGAGCTGACATCGAAGGTGGAGGAAGCGCAGGTTGAGACAGCCGCTAAACAACAGATGGAGGTTAGTTGATTTTCCTTTCGTTTTCTCCTTTGTTGTTTATAAAATTTCTAAGTCATTTGCCAACTTCCAGGTTGAGTTGTCTGAAGCTAAGGTTCAGCTGTCCACCAAGGACAAAGATCTCCAGGCCAAGGACGTTGAGATTGCGGAGCTCAAACGTCGCTTGGATGAACAAATCGACAGATGTGAGTCCCTGGAGATCGACCTTGAGGCAGAGAAGGTCAAGGCCATCGATgctgaggaggcgcgtgctgtCAGCACTGCGGCGCTTAACGTGGCTCAGACAAATTATTCTGAGGCCCAAGGCATTGTGGACACGCTTGTTTCTGAAGCAGAATGGATGCGCACTCGGGGAATAGTGCTGGTAAGTCCTTTTTGCCTTACCTTTTTCTTTAACATGTTGAAGAGTTTATTCTTAATGCTCCTCTTTTGATGAAGGTTGCCAATTCCATCTTGAACGCCGGCGAGCTAGATCGCGCTGTTGCTGCTCTTACGGATGCGGCGCGTGCAGTTGGTCATCGAGGAGGTTACCTGGAGTGTGCTGATCACGTTGAGCGAATGCTGGGACAAGAATTCGATACAAGTCATTGCTCAGTGACGGAACAAACTGATGCTGCGCTGGCCAGTGCTGAGAACTCATATGACAACCTCTCCTTGCCCATTATGGACTTGGTTGTTAGTGCCTTAAAAAAGGATGATTGGTGTCAGCGCCTCAAGGCGATCCTTGATCCACCGATTACTGTTGAATCATCTGATGAGGAAGCAGCTGGTGATGATGGCGGAGGTGATGACGATGGCGACGATGGTGAGGGGaacgaagatgatgatggtgagaaGAAAGAAGACAAATAGagtaggttgttagtttgttGATAGGCGTTTGTGCCTTTGTTTCTGACTTGATTGTAAGTGATGCGCTTTTGCGCAGTTTTAATGACAATGAAATGTCTTCGTTTTTTCTGTTGCAATTATTGCATTGCTGTAAAAACttaggttaaattagctcgaataaatggaagcgtTTTCTAAGTATAAGGTGGCCacccggtctcgcgctttgtttgCGGAGGATCTTGGAGGTGGTTTTGAACCATCTCAAAGTGTtggagtgttttcgcgctaatcagaagtttaacatgcatttgtaacgaaaaaacAATGTAATAGAACATGTCATTTGTTTTCATTCAAATCAGAAGTTGGCTCTTAGGCCTTCATACATATATGCCAATGGCTCGTAGCCGGCGTGGCGAAATTGAAAAATGGCGCGAGGCCGAAAAGGttacatatagcatttgcgcaattgttgcgcattccaagttcttggtaagatgtggccatctaaggtgcgcaatttgtaggcccctttgcctaggacctcatgaatcagatatgggccttcccatttaggtgccaaTTTCCCTGGGCGTTCCGCATTTGACGCTTCGTTGTCGCGAAAGACGTACTCCCCTGgattgaaggtacaaatgcgaacccttgtgttgtagtacctttccagctggGTTTTGTATTTGGCCTCTCTGATTCTTGCGATTTCACGCCGTTCTTCTAACAAGTCTAAGTCTAGACGCCTTTCTGCTTCATTGTCAACCGTGTTGACCGTGGTCATTCGCGGCGAGGGCAAGCCAATCTCTGCCGGGAttaccgcctctgagccatagactaggctgaaaGGGGTTTCGCCGGTACTTGTCTTTGGCATGGTCCGATGAGCCCAtaaaatgcttgggagctcatcgacccatccgcgccgccttgttcctaatctggcctttatcccttcgacgatgcatttgttcacactttccacttgtccgttgccttgtgggtgcgcaacggaggtgaaagtgtgttcaatgttcatctccttcatccagtTCTTAAGATCGTCTGacgcgaagttggtgccgttatctgtcacgatcttgagcgggaggccgaatctgcatatgatgtgctcccatatgaacttgcgcacaatcatggctgtggtggatgcaagggctttggcttctacccacttcgtgaagtagtcgacagctactatgatgaactttacggcgccgggggcatccgggaagggtcctaccatgtcaattccccattgctgaaagggccatgcggtggacaCGGGGATAAGATCATTTTTAGGCCGCAACGTTTTTGGAGCGTGCCTCTGGCAAGAGTCACAC contains the following coding sequences:
- the LOC110888278 gene encoding uncharacterized protein LOC110888278 → MSEEHQEAPASEEGPVPVLRWDLGLFEQIVRSFRFPPEWDARYPAQGQTAADAPPGYITLFEDFFLQGNFRLPATNFFGSILSYYKFHISQLSPPGMVRVRHFEFLCQSHGIEPTVNKFRVFYQLQRTMGFFSFASRVTAKKILLNPPKSFHDWKPKFFFIREEVLPIAMPFREWTEVIPKEDLPIPKSAQWYQQLTATPNRVFGENVLVAAKMSDQWSPSSRELPVLKIGDQETQLYQAAFPAFGGSMGVRPLRDDEEGWYDQIKGNFMFPAADAFASPPDATEGVLRDLGVDPEEKKKKPSKKKKKADVEVTSKGPGASRATTAAVKAMGKTGAGGSKGSGSAGSRNPDADATPSQPEDEEEEEEETAPLIGRKRGRSEATTGMASAPVSVVIPVVGKKSKLRSLYQFSPEIKKKTPEKGVKFVEPSTKRPKVATEPSDSAARDAAKTAEAQRKAEEDRRKEESRIAAQKKAEELKRKEEEEKKRKEEEERKLEAERKRKAEEERKLREEADRQRKAEEARKERAADQSSVQGQSGVPKPPPAAPIVTSKGLGRYVSSGASSGGAGGYNPNVIGAKDTVGDIYYKTYTEEERGDAPHQAPWSLRQKDTFVEFGPSRDWYLNQFTPGEVNRQKAKPHEMLYRTYILAEANARSANHQIVREWRTMVRERADWEAYRERVLKRVGEFEKAKATFDEEKAKFEADRKAEEWGREGLQKKLHNVEEQLAKEKAEFKRICAQDNERAYAARQKIVGLEAKIAELTSKVEEAQVETAAKQQMEVELSEAKVQLSTKDKDLQAKDVEIAELKRRLDEQIDRCESLEIDLEAEKVKAIDAEEARAVSTAALNVAQTNYSEAQGIVDTLVSEAEWMRTRGIVLVANSILNAGELDRAVAALTDAARAVGHRGGYLECADHVERMLGQEFDTSHCSVTEQTDAALASAENSYDNLSLPIMDLVVSALKKDDWCQRLKAILDPPITVESSDEEAAGDDGGGDDDGDDGEGNEDDDGEKKEDK